In one window of Pseudochaenichthys georgianus chromosome 5, fPseGeo1.2, whole genome shotgun sequence DNA:
- the rft1 gene encoding man(5)GlcNAc(2)-PP-dolichol translocation protein RFT1 translates to MSSQDVLKNASTLASYNVLLQVMFRVLTFFLNAFTLRFVSKELIGVVNVRLTLLYSTLVFLSREAFRRACLSGVSGKNHSWRQVMNLLWLTLPLGALWAALLICVWLWLLQVPDPQTIPYYGPAVVLFALSGVQELLAEPLWVLAQAHMFVRLKVVAESLAMIAKCSITVVMVMFAREWGLYIFSAAHLVYTGFLVLCYAVYFIRFLGSKEAEEKGFPLHSVKDLLPRRAKGEPLVDWSLAQLTWSFFKQSFLKQILTEGERYVMTFLNVLSFGDQGVYDIVNNLGSMVARFIFLPIEESFYIFFAKVLERGRDVKSQKQEDVAIAAEVLECLLKLVLVVGLIISVFGYAYSHLALDLYGGSLLSSGAGPTLLRFYSSYVLLLAVNGVTECFVFAAMSQGEVDKYNLVMLALSLSFLFLSYMLTWWAGSVGFILANCLNMGLRILHSVLYIHRYFLSSQWKPLRGLLPSPLLLLALAVSAVVTALSEGVFCCDSGWLLRLVHISVGAACLLGVLVAVLLTETRLIQFIRTQLLPKYRKKHT, encoded by the exons ATGAGTTCTCAGGATGTGCTGAAGAATGCGTCCACTCTTGCATCGTATAATGTGTTGTTACAG GTGATGTTCCGTGTCCTCACCTTCTTCCTGAATGCATTTACCTTGCGGTTTGTGTCCAAAGAACTGATAGGTGTTGTCAACGTCAG GCTTACACTCCTGTACTCCACATTAGTGTTTCTATCCAGAGAAGCTTTCCGAAGAGCCTGTCTAAGTGGGGTTTCTGGGAAGAACCACAGCTGGAGACAAGTTATGAACCTGCTATGGCTGAC GTTGCCTCTTGGTGCATTGTGGGCTGCCCTGCTGATCTGTGTATGGCTGTGGCTGCTGCAggtcccggacccccagacCATCCCTTACTACGGCCCTGCTGTGGTGCTATTTGCTCTGTCAGGAGTGCAGGAGCTCCTGGCCGAGCCCCTCTGGGTCCTGGCCCAAGCTCACATGTTTGTCCGTCTGAAAGTGGTCGCTGAGAGTTTAGCAATGATCGCTAAGTGCAGCATAACTGTGGTGATGGTGATGTTTGCCCGTGAATGGGGCCTTTACATCTTCTCTGCTGCTCAC TTGGTGTACACAGGATTCCTGGTGCTGTGCTACGCTGTTTACTTCATTCGTTTCTTGGGCTCTAAAGAAGCAGAGGAGAAGGGTTTCCCCCTGCACAGTGTCAAAGATCTCTTGCCCCGTAGAGCAAAAGGAGAG CCGTTGGTTGATTGGAGTCTGGCCCAGCTCACATGGAGCTTCTTCAAGCAGTCCTTCTTAAAGCAGATCTTGACAGAGGGAGAGCGCTACGTCATGACCTTCTTAAATGTCCTCAGCTTCGGAGACCAGGGAGTTTATGATATCGTCAACAATCTGGGCTCCATGGTGGCTCGCTTTATCTTCTTGCCTATCGAGGAAAGCTTTTATATCTTCTTTGCCAAAGTGCTGGAGCGGGGACGTGATGTCAAAAGTCAGAAACAG GAAGACGTTGCGATTGCAGCAGAGGTCCTGGAGTGTCTGCTGAAACTGGTGCTGGTGGTCGGTCTGATCATCTCAGTGTTCGGCTACGCCTACTCTCACTTGGCTCTGGACCTTTATGGTGGCTCGCTGCTAAGCAGTGGGGCAG GGCCCACTTTGCTGCGATTCTACAGCAGCTATGTTCTCCTTCTCGCTGTGAATGGTGTAACGGAGTGCTTTGTATTTGCTGCCATGAGCCAAGGAGAGGTTGACAA GTATAACTTGGTGATGCTGGCTCTCTCCCTGTCTTTCCTGTTCCTGTCCTACATGCTGACATGGTGGGCTGGCAGTGTGGGCTTCATACTGGCAAACTGCCTTAACATGGGCCTCCGCATCTTGCACAGTGTTCTTTACATTCACCGCTACTTCCTGTCCAGTCAGTGGAAACCTCTGCGGGGCCTGCTGCCCTCCCCGCTCCTCCTGCTGGCTCTGGCTGTCAGTGCCGTTGTCACAGCGCTGTCTGAG GGCGTGTTCTGCTGTGACAGCGGCTGGTTGCTAAGGCTCGTCCATATCAGTGTTGGAGCAGCGTGTCTTCTCGGTGTGTTAGTGGCTGTTCTTCTCACAGAGACTCGGCTAATTCAGTTCATACGGACTCAGCTCTTGCCCAAATACAGAAAGAAACACACTTAA